The Streptosporangiales bacterium region GGAAGCCGTCGCGGCACACGTCATGTCCCCGGCGACCAGACTGTCGTTCCCGTCGGTGGTCGTCGACGGTGGTGCGGGTGCGACGTTCTGGGACCGTACTGGTCGACGGTTCCTCGATCTGCACTCGATGGCGGGGGTAGCCAATGTCGGCTACGGCCATCCGAGATTTGTGGAAGCCGTTGTCGAACAGGTCCGCCGACTCGTGCACTGCAACCCCGCATACGTCCTGCATGAGGCACCCATTCGTCTCGCGCAGCGGCTTGCGGCGTCCACGCCGGGCACGTTCCCGAAGCGAGTTGCCTTCGGCCTGTCCGGCAGCGACGCGAACGACGGCGTCATCAAGCTGGCGCGAGCGGCGACCGGGCGCCAGCTGATCGTGGCGTTCACCGGCGCCTACCACGGCAACACTTACGGGGCACTGAGCATGTCGTCCGTGTCCGCCGCGATGCGCCGCGGCTTCGGTCCGGTGGTGCCCGGTATCGTCCACGTCCCGTTCCCGGATGCGTACCGTAGCCCATACCGCGGCGTCGACGTCGCCGAAAGCTACCTCGCCGAGCTCGATGCGGTCTTCGATGTCGTGGCGCCACCGGAAGACGTCGCCGCAATCGTCGTCGAACCGGTCCAGGGCGACTCCGGAGTGATCGTACCGCCGCAGGACTTCATGACCGGGCTCGCCGAGCGGGCACGCCGGCACGGCATCCTGCTCGTCGCCGAAGAGGTGCAGACCGGGCTCGGTCGCACGGGTCGGATGTACGCAGCCGAGCACTTCGGCCTGGAACCCGACATCATGGTCCTCGGCAAGGCGTTGGGTGGCGGTATACCAATTTCCGCAATCGTCGCGCGCAGCGAGCTGATGGACAGTTGGCAGGCGCCCGGCCATGTGTTCTCGACGGGGATAAGCCCGGTCGCCGCGACCGCGGCACTCGCTGTGCTGGACATCCTCGCGGACGACGACCTGGTCACGGCGGCCGCGACCAGGGGTGGCTTGCTGCAGCGCGGTCTGACCGAGATGCAGGACAGGTATGCCGAGATCGGTGACATCCGCGGACTGGGCCTGATGCTGGGAGCTGACCTGGTAAGCGACCCGGAGACCCGCACGCGGAACCGTATCCTCGCGGCGAAGGTCATCAAGGGCTGTTTCGACCGTGGCTGCTACCTCACCTTCCTCGCCGGCTCTGTGCTCCGGTTCATCCCCCCGCTCGTCATCACCGACAACGAGATCAACCATGCGCTCGAGACCGTCGAGGTCTCGCTGAAAAGTGCCTTGTCCGGCAAGGTCTCCGACGAGGAGGTAAGGGAGCTGACCGGCTGGTAAGCGGATCAGCCA contains the following coding sequences:
- a CDS encoding aminotransferase class III-fold pyridoxal phosphate-dependent enzyme, with product MSPATRLSFPSVVVDGGAGATFWDRTGRRFLDLHSMAGVANVGYGHPRFVEAVVEQVRRLVHCNPAYVLHEAPIRLAQRLAASTPGTFPKRVAFGLSGSDANDGVIKLARAATGRQLIVAFTGAYHGNTYGALSMSSVSAAMRRGFGPVVPGIVHVPFPDAYRSPYRGVDVAESYLAELDAVFDVVAPPEDVAAIVVEPVQGDSGVIVPPQDFMTGLAERARRHGILLVAEEVQTGLGRTGRMYAAEHFGLEPDIMVLGKALGGGIPISAIVARSELMDSWQAPGHVFSTGISPVAATAALAVLDILADDDLVTAAATRGGLLQRGLTEMQDRYAEIGDIRGLGLMLGADLVSDPETRTRNRILAAKVIKGCFDRGCYLTFLAGSVLRFIPPLVITDNEINHALETVEVSLKSALSGKVSDEEVRELTGW